CAAGAGCAgcggccaaacggtggccgaTTGAAGACCAGCGACCATCCCAATCGGTCAAGAGCTGGCCGATGGAGTTCAGTAAGAGGAAGATTGTTTACAGCAGCGGCCAAGCTCAATCGGCCAAGCTATGACCGTTGGAGCCACGCGACCTCATCAatcggccaagccatggccgatggagctcaagaagagaaaacaccGTTTACACCAGCGGCCACCACCATCGGCCAAAGTGTGCCCGGCCATCCCAATCGGCCATCTCAATCGATCAAAGCATGGCCGTGTGAGACCATcaccacacttgttttagttttgatccggGTGTGACCCGGTTTGAATTGGATTGACCCGACTCtcttttattttgctataaatactctaaccctattaaggggagactgatctcttatctcttatctttggttgatcttttgtttatctcttgtttagcagccacttaggaTTCTTAAGCTTATTTACTTTTGANTTTCATCTTACCGTACATCAGTTCTAGTTCGACGTAAGCTGAATTGACCGGAATACCCTCCTCCCTTCATCACCgccaccaaaacttttttcgAAAAGATGCAAATTTCAGTTACGCTCCTTTTtatcttcagtttttttctttttcttcttcttctgtatagTACTAAGCACTAACTAATAGAATTGCATGTTTTCGTATAAAATAGAATTAGTTCAGTcagtgatatatataaaaacagtGATAGGAATGTTTTGCAGTTTCAGGTCCAAACTCCAGAGAGNcttatttatgtgtttcctatcttgtttagtgttaataatgctggAAAGctttgatcaagcttgaatctagacattaggatttcaNaattcttcattgttttgtgcatattcatgagcatttaggttgtttaggttgcattttacatcaaatttgTTATCTCAGATANCCaatggaaattgttgattagggtgcttagtggtattaagacttgttcttaatgcatgctagctttgtgattgcctttggaaaaaattgattatcacttgattagcataagAATCTCTaccatggaaatggattgatttgcattagtgttttagccataggattgttcttgattgttgcctggacatctaggattggttagctatctcccaagtcaattaccttgcccaaagttcacttgtttaatcttgatttaaagtttgttgttagttgtgttttgtttcttttctttaatttgtttgctaGTTAAGATTCTTACAACAAAACCAATTCAtgttaagaatagattaagcaactttgtatatttttagtgaattgattaatgcagattgtaaattgataatttaattgactgAAATATACTACATCAGACTAAATTTTTCCACaacttttgttaatttaaagTAGTGATTTGTTCAAGTTCTTGAAATTTTGTTAAACGTCGACGGAATAATTTATTCCATGACCCAAAAAAGTCTTCGATTTCATAGCTACTAGCAAATGGGATACAAAATTGGATTCATTTCATAACTAAAATATCTAAGTTGCATCAAATCTCATCTTAAAAGTTACACCCGGTTTTTAAACTACACACCACACCAGTTTATACTAGAATCAAGTTTTACCTATAATAGCTAAACCGGTTTCATACCAAGTCTTACAACAATCCAaaaccatagttttttttttttctttcttcatttatgTTCATTCATCGGAAGCTGAGGCAGCCTGTTTCAAACAATCCCGCATGATCTCTCCAAGTTTTGAACAAGCATCCAAGCAAAGCTGCATTGCCtgaaatattttgaaacatGTTTAGCAACATATGGCTTCTGTGACCAACTAGTTCAGAATTAAGTGCTAATTTATTAACCACACTGACTCACCCCTATGCCCGATTTGCAGATTACAAAGGTATGAACACGCTATATTTTAGTGCGTGCTTAGAAAAACGATTTATGAAGAACTGTCTAACTAACCAATATGTCTTTTGTCTACAACCGTGTGCAGAAGTTAAAGGACAAAAGACATTAATCAAAAGGCATACCTCGTTGATATTAGGCGTTGTCCATTCACCCGTGACGGTTAGCTGAGTGACTTCATAACGAGATGGCATGCACGTCATCATAAAGCTTCCATCTTCACATCCTTCCTCTTCAGTAACCGGGTCAATCATCAGGTTTTTCCCTATGCAAGACTTTGAATATAGCAGGAATCATTTATCAGTCAGTGTTTCAAAATATTAGAATTAAGAGACATCTATTGGTTCACATGTCTAAAACTATCTATGGTGCTCTTGTTTCTTTCAAAGTATATGTGACATTCTGCACCTAATGCTAATAAACTTAAAGAGAGAACGCAGAGGATCTCGTGTAATAGTTGTAACATAGACATACCACTGAAACAGCTGTGATAAGGTCATACATCATAATCCCGGCATCAGCTAGAGCAAGACTAGCACATGATATCACAACAGAAAGGTCACCTGCAATATAATACCattaaagaaaaatcagaaaacgtCAAACAACAATCCTATGATAACAATATAGTAACAGGTTGCTTCCATAATCAACTCCAAGAGCACCAATGTCTAGAGATCAGTAAGCAATCACCTATGCTCCCACAAGGTTATCCTGACTCTACATTTAAGGATTTCGATAGTTGTTGAGCATAGTGAAAACTATAAGATTGCTAGAGAGAGTCATGAAACTTACTGCCTCCAGATTCAAGCACCAATGCAAAAACATCAACAGTAGTCTTTGGAAAAGTCTCCATCATTATTACGCCTTCCAACGCTTTGTGAAGCATTGATGAGTACTCTTTATGATCAGTTCCCTAAAATACCACAACATATAACTAATCTcacgaaacaaaaacaaacgcCGAACATCCAAATTTAGGATTAGAATAACGCAGTACCTGGCCAAGAGTCGGGGAAGCAAAAGTAGTATAGCTAACATTACAATTCAATCTACCAACATCACTATAAGTCATTGCTTTCTTACTCTCCCTTGGCCCAAATCTATATTTTTGAACACACGGAAACAAAAATTAGCTGACAGCAAAGTTGATGCAAGATAGACACTAAAGTACACTCACACTGAAACAATGACTTTTGTGTTCCCAAACTCAGCATAAGCAGAACCAGAAGCAGAGCTCACAGCAGCAGTTTGAAgcactttttttgtttccacaaaagacacaaaattCAAGTTTAGTTAGTCTCACAAAGACTCGAATCGTATCTTTCACAATGAAGAACCCAAACGATTAAGAAGAGAAAGGGGAAAAGGGGTTTTTACAGGCAGGTCGGCATTGAGGGAAGCCACGGCCATCAGGACGGGACCAATCGAGGTCGGAGTCTTTGAATATAGGAAGACGAGATCTTCCCACAACTTTAGGAGAATACGTTGGCGTTGTGGCTCCAGGTTTTGCTGACATTGTTCTGTGACACTGAGAGAGACTTTATAAAAATCAGAATCTGAGTCCTGACAAAGAAGGGAGAAGTCAATGAGCGAATACCCAGTTTCAAACTTGCTCCGATATGCGAAAAAAGCAGCGATTGGGTTCTACTAAGAAGAATTGTTTACCTGAGAGGGTTTTGAgagatgaaaaaacaaaagaagacgcGGCGGAGAACGTGGAAGAAGGAGGAACTCGCCGTTaaagatttttagggtttaacagaaacaaagaataattttaaaaaaaaataggggcAATTGTAGTAAATAACTGAAAGTTTGAGTTATCTAACTAAATAAACGAAATTTCAAAGGGGGAAATAGTaaaatttaggttttgtttaattattgtCTTGGGTTTCATTTTTGagtcaattattttttttcttttttttgttgttgttgttattgctaATGCTAATTAATGGATAGCTTAGGTTgtaatcattttaaatattgggtttacattttcttaacattaaaaggtgtataaattaattaaaaatagaataaaaaggaaacaaaaatggaattgtgaatggaatatatatatatatatatatatatatatgtattaattcctttacatatttatcattaacaacaaaattaataataaatatggTACCATTAAAAACATACATACATTAACTTTGTTAAAAAACTGGTAccatttaaagttttaaaccaaAGCGTGGAATGaagttcatataaaaaaaattgaggacTTATTATAATCAACTTAGCCAAATCATCATAACGCCACCTTCTTAAAACTGTGGTTTCATTTTCCAAATAATGCATCGGATGTGATAGCTAGTCAGCTTAATCATACGATTGGATAAGATTGCACGTTTGACATTTCGCATTACTTGGCCACTAAACCTCATTTCCATCTCACTCGAAACGTAATCATCATACATATGTCGTCGTCGGTCGTCCATCATGTTTTGTCCACCGGAAGCTAATATAGTATATAGCATGCTcccatttttttaacttttgataaTTTCTAcatgtgtgtgttttatgtCGTAAATCAAAGTATTAAATGCTATTTATTAAGCATGcacttaacaaataacaacaaatcaaaatttaaagactTTTACGATTAAAAGTCAAAGGAGAACGCACCGTTTCTGGGAAGTGAGTTAAAACGAAAACTTCTCTGTGGAAAACGGAAGTCTATTGTACCATCTATAACTCtcagatttctttcttttatctccttttttcttttttttttcttcttctagacaaaatggaaaaaaagagtTATTCTTTATCctcttaattaataaaaatcttcGTTTCAGACAAAGATCGACAACCTCGTCTTTAGTGTTGAGAACTGCACGGAGCTTCAAACATTCTCGCGTAGCAGgtacttttgtttttgctcttgTTTTTACGTTTTTGATTCAGACCAATGTAAGAATGTAGTTTTTGTTATCCTCAGACAGCTCAGATTTGTCTTTTCAGATCgatctattttaatatttatatgatCGGGTCATATACTTGCGTTCACGTCGTTACGATTCATTAATCctctgtatcttcttctttaataattttgggAGACATTAGTTgtatcaattttgttttatttttacatgaTCAGAATGCCACGATCAAATTTAGGTTGTGTTTATTTTTCAGGAACGTGAATCCCTATAGTAAATCGAATTTGACCTTAAAATTTGTGTATCAGCTCTGGCGTAGGTTAGGGGTAATCTCGATTTGTGAAGATGATTGCTTATTTCATGTGCCTATAACTATAAGATCAAAGTGTTGGCTTCTTTCGCTGGCATAACCATTAGTTATTTGGTTTTGAGATCGATCCTATGAGAAGGCTCTTCAATGGCGTCCTTAAACTCAGAGAAGAGATGGATTTTTCCTCTAGCAATGGCTTCTCTCATGTTCATATTCCTTGTAGCTGCATCCTTCAACATGGGTCTCCTCTCTTCCGTGCGTTCCATTAACTCACTCATCTTCTCCTCAAGTCTCTCGACCACTAACGAGACAAGAGCCGAATTCGCAGAGTCAAAAGTCAATAATAACTCCTCTCATCCCCCTCCAGTACAGCCTAGTCCTCCTCGCTTTGGTTATCTAGTTTCAGGGTCAAGAGGTGACTTAGAGAGTCTATGGAGAGTGTTAAGAGCATTGTACCATCCGAGGAATCAATACGTTGTTCATCTCGATCTTGAGTCTCCTGCTGAAGAGAGGCTTGAGCTAGCTAAACGTGTGAGCGAGGATCCTATTTTTACTGACGTTGGGAATGTTCATATGATCACAAAGGCTAACCTCGTCACGTATCGAGGACCCACAATGGTGGCCAATACGCTCCACGCTTGCGCCATTCTCTTGAAGCAGAGTAAAGATTGGGATTGGTTCATCAATCTCAGCGCCTCGGATTATCCTCTAGTCACTCAAGATGGTATGCATACTTATATGTCtagtctctcttttgtttcaaaTAATCTCTGCCTGAATCATCCATCAATGCCCGTTGCTTGCAGATCTTATTGATACATTCTCGGGGTTGGACCGGAACCTCAACTTTATCGACCATAGTAGCAAACTAGGCTGGAAAGAGTAATGATCATTTCTCTTTATAGAGTACATTTGAGATGAGTTTATTCCTGTTTTAATCCAAATGTGGGTTTCTCCGCAGAGAGAAACGAGCAAAGCCTCTGATCATAGACCCGGGGCTGTACTCCACAAAAAAGTCAGATGTCTTTTGGGTTACACCTCGCAGAACCATGCCAACTGCGTTCAAACTATTTACCGGTAATTCAGTAATTAGTAAGTACATGATTATGAAAAGTAGTGAGTGACTAATCTGTGAAACTGCAGGTTCCGCTTGGATGCTCTTATCTCGGTCGTTCGTAGAATATTGCATTTGGGGATGGGACAATCTTCCACGGACTCTTCTAATGTATTACACCAACTTCCTCTCTACACCGGAAGGATATTTCCACACTGTCATTTGCAACGCGCCAGAGTACTCTTCCACGGTGGTGAACCACGACATGCATTTCATCTCCTGGGACCGCCCTCCCAAACAGCATCCTCGGACGCTCAACATTAATGATACAGAGAGGATGATTGGAAGCGGAACAGCGTTTGCCCGCAAGTTCAGACACAATGATCCTGTCCTGGATAAGATCGATAAAGAGCTGCTCGGTAGAGGTAACGGGAACTTTACGCCTGGTGGTTGGTGTGCAGGGGAACCAAAATGCTCGAGGGTTGGTGATCCGTCAATGATCAAGCCTGGTCCTGGAGCTAACCGGCTTCGTGTGCTTATTAACGGACTTGTTTTGGCATCTAAATTGACTCAAAGGCAATGTAGATAGGCTTCATATGTTTCATGTCGAATTAGTCCCTATAATTCTTTCTGCAAACTGACACAACATTGTGAAGATTTGTCACTATTTTCTAAGCCAAAATAAGAACCCAGTTCACTTCTTCTCATTACATCGAAGCCCTACTCTCCCTCTGATTGCTTCTTTCCCTCTTGTCAGAAGAACTAAgggaaataatttattttctatgatATAAGAACGGCAACTCAGCAACAGATTAGAAAAAATAGATGATGAACTGTTAAGATGCTTCTTTAACATAGACATGGTTCATGAATATTAGATACATCATACAAGCACATATATCTATATCTGTGCAATACACAACAAGAAATTGGCCTGCAAATTGAGACCTAACTCGGAACAATAGCGTCTGCAGTAGTTGTTATACTACAGGCTTCGAGTTTTACAGACTATTTACAACACAAGCtagacaaaagagagagagagagagagagctagaagAGTAGGAGGCAAAGGACGatgcaacaaaggaaaaatattgataCCCGATTAAGAGACTTCTCACGCTGCATCATCCTCTGGCTTTGGTAAGGCTGAGCTATTGTGTTTGTGAAAGTCCCAAATATCCTGGTATAGACCATGTCCCCAAACATTCCAATCACCGGGTAGAGAAAACTCATCATTACTGCATTGGCAAGGTCGGTTGATTCGGTTGTGGTGAAGCCACGAGGGGAATATTGGTGGTTATGGAATGTTGGAGACAGAGTTTGATGATGTTGCAAGCTTGGGCTCAGAGATGATCCTGAAGAGATTGGGTTGTACAAGGTTGATGGAGTAGGTCTGCGGGGTATCTCTGTGGATTCTGCATCCTGTTTCTTAGAGCCAAACgtggaagaagacgaagacatGCCTCTTCCATAGAGAGGAACCAATGAGGTGATGGTAATGTTGGATTTACAGACAGGGCAATTGTTGTGGTGCTGATCAATGGAGACAGATGATAACTGAACATGTAACCACCTGTAAATGCAAGGCCAGCAGAAAAGGTGTCCGCAGAGAGTGACGACAGGATCATGGGCTGAGTCTAGACAGATGTTGCAATCAAAACAACCACTTTCATTAGCTTGACCTCCCTTTGAACCAGTGATGAGATCAGGTTTTTGTTTGACTATGAAGCCATCATCATGGGTTCGTTGAGCATCAGACATAATGAAGTTCCCTTCCATGAGAGGTAAGATTCTGTCAAGGACAACATAGTATTGTCAGCTACGCGTATGTTATCTACAGAGTAATATAAAACTGTTTTCAGACTTAGGTTTCATGATACTAAATAGATTCAAAAAATGGGTTTATCCTCTAACCAATAAAGGGAGACTCTTTTCAAGATCTTTCTACCCTGAAAGCCCCCTTGAGAGCAATGCTGATCTGACTTGTGCCTCTAAAGGTCAAATCCTAAGCAATTCTCATTAGGAAAAACCAGAATCCACCCAGCTATAAGAAACCAATCTAGATCAGAACAATCAAAGCCTAGTATCATCTCAAATTCAATACAGAGGAAAACTCAAAACCCCTCCCCAAAAATTGCCCCTTTTGTTACCAAAACCTAGAACCAAtacaaaaaatcgaaaatttggGCGAACCCTAAATCATCTAATTGTACAAATGCAAGCCAGGAAGAATCAATGAAACCACATAATCGAACccaagaaagatgaagaagaagaagaagaagaacataccGAGAGTCGTCGGGGAGGAAACAAAAAACGCGATGtaaacgatgatgatgaagctccGAGAAAATGCGAAAAAGGAGAAGGCTTTTCAGAGATTGGAAGATAGATATTTAAAGTCGACGTGTTTTCAACGAACGATGATGTGATAAAGACAACAACGACGGTGGTGATGgttgcttcgtcttcttcgtctccttcgTATGTTAcaactaaattatttatttaagatatttttagaCAACGACggtgatattttttatttatctaacgAGAGGATAGAGCTTTCGAAATAGGATAATGCTGTTTTCTAAAATATGTTACCCTCCCACTAATCTCGGggattaaaataaattactctgttttccatgttaaaatcttttataattaagatttactttttctatttttataactaGGAAGCGGGCCCGTACGTTGCCACACCGGAAAATGAAAGTTTAAAGATATTAACATTGCTAAGTCATGTTTTATAGAGGAAATTTGATAATAATTCTCTCATTGAGAGTATTTCGGTTGTAGAATTTCTAAACTGGTTTTACGGCTATTCATTTTTTTGATTTATcaagttttgttaaaaatatatttttataattttttataattttaatcattttttatttggatgtgCTCAACATCGgctattttgacaaaaataataataataataagctaGATAAGTTAAATCTTTGCACGAAATAGGAGAATTCTAAGAAGTATATACATAAATTGGGAGTGCCTAATATTTTTTCCTAGCTTCCTCCACACTGCAGTCGTTAGCTTGGCAAAAAGATCTTAATTTGTGTTGTTATAACCACatcttaattttgttataaCTATATCTTGCACccaaaagaaaactacaaactCTATtgttaattatgttttagcCCGACATATATAGGGACATCTATCAGCAAAAATAGGAATGTTCCAGAGTCATGATCTCATTTATCAACTTTAAATCAAGATCCATATAAAGTGTACAATGtgaacaaaacacaaatcatatgtgagaaaaaatagaaacataaacagatatgtatatatatgctctACTGCTCGTTTTAAGTTACAATTGAtgttatagtatatatactatgtaGCCATATACATACTCAATTTGAGCATATTGCCAATACAATGCCATGATAGTAATGCATGTTGTCCAACTAATTAAACTCTTATacgttaaaataaaaatctgaattAACAGTATACATATGTActtattagaaatttatttttcaataaagcaaaaagaaaatctaaaatttctTTTAGTGTTTCATCAATCaagaggaaaatatatatataaaaaaagatgtatGAAATATGTTCACTTAAATTTTAAGATGCTCACcagttaatttctttttaaaatgataaaattgaCACTTTAGCCTAAATTTCCCTATATATACTCCACTATCTCTGAGGTGTGAAACAATACTCagagaaataaaaactattttcaaggtccaaaaaatctatatatacaaagtacaaacaaagaggtgtgaaaacaaggaggtgtgaaacaaaaaggtataaaCTAACAAGTGCGAAGATTGAAAGCTGGGATAaaacgaaaaaacacaattgttgaatcaaaatattacaacttttgaaatcattaacaaatctaaaccgttacatgaaataataaaaacaatctcataTGTTAGATTTAAATTGACCCTCTAAAAATAAGTTTGCTATTATATTTAGACTTAAtatgggtttgctattatatacaATCTTTATAACCCAACGGTTGaggattgtttttttcttaatctaagggctgttgttttttttctggaaaaTTTGCTAAAATTCAATAAACCAAAGGATGTGTCTTTTAGTTTGTTCACGTCTTAAGTGAAGCATcgcctcttttttttctcagttctcaccacatttaattgtatatttaatttgtgattcaaaatttggtttgttCCCTCCTCCCCTCTGAATGATAAGTTTTTCGTGACTGTTTCATGAATCTTTTagaaacagaataaaaaaaCCTTCTTTTGAATCCTTTTACCACAACTACGCCGTAGACTCATTACTtaagtttggatttttgaaTGAAATACTATATTTTGCTAGTTATTCTAATTTATTGCTGGatctaagaaatatatatatatatatctatatatatatatataatattggaaATTTAATCCCTCTTTTTCcttactaatttaatttatataatgttatatatcatatatccctatatatttgtatcttaaattatttctagtttttaagtttttaaaaactttccaaTGCGTGTCCAAACATAATTTCTTTAGAAATCGCATTCGAGAATCAAAACATGTGGTAGCAGTGGGATAATgtctttcaaaaaatttaaaaaatcatgtttgtgtaatattttctcgaacaaaaaattagattttgcaGAAAGTTTCCATATAATCTATCCTCCTACGACACAAAAATAagtttcttttaagttttacatAATTTGATCTACCTTGTATCATTATTGTTTTatcacatatttaaaattacttCCACTtatgataattaaaatatataaaaactattcGACTctgtgaacaaaaaaagaattttcttttttaaatgaatatacGCCCTGATTGGCACAAAacttttaagatttaaaaaaaataaaagacttgaCAGCCAATAATTTGCCAATCagactttttttacttttattttttttaaagctttgtaagtcacttttttttttccttttcgttgttttctcataatttttaaaGCCTCAAATTCAggctttaaaattaaacaaatataaaaactttattttttttcttcctattatatttaaaatttctccacaagtttatatatatatatatattacataattttatttttataaattattttatttttattttattctctttcttttaagatccatttcaataataattatttttattatcattattatcattaatatcatcatttcaatatattttaataataaaagtaacagCTATCGctttaaaagtatttgttaccaatcaaattttaacagttaaagtttttaaagtttctacaattaaagcatctacaaccaaattctctacagctaaaattttacaGTTAAAGTCTTTACAGTCACAAGTAACAACCGTTACCAATCAGCGCcatagttatatttattttttggacaatggagaataagaagaaattaAGTAGGAGCGTGTGTAACCAACACGTTCGGATAACATGTCTTATTTCAATGAGAGTTGAAGGCTTGAAGCCGTGGGGGTAATGGTGAATAGAGAGGTGGTGATTACACGCCTACACCCCAACTTAAGATATATTACGAAGGAAGACATATATGATGAATCACAACCATTGAAGATGACGAAGCCTTTGGTATGGCCAgcattttttgaaaacaaagaggCATTAaactgtctttttttgtttgtttaaaaagacCATAAACGATGTAGTTGTGTCTCAGCTGTTGTGACGACGATGTAACAAATCtaaaacttctttttattatttgttagcAGATTAGAAGCAATGTTCACGATATCATCCCATTGATTTACAAActataaacattcaaaattGAAGAGTTAAGTTGTTTTAATTGAAAGCACTATGTAATggaaagagattaaaaaagaaaaaccaatggCTGCATCTCAAAACATACAAACGGCTTATAGCCAGAACATTCGCTGGGAtgatgtaacaaaaaaataaagaaacatatgCATACCTCACCttgaattttgttatatatattttattggtaGGTATACAACTCGTCCtgattgatttttttgcttataccatcttccaaaaaaaaagaaaaagtccaGCACACGTGTGTAGAGGATCTTCAACTACATTATACAATAGCCTTTCTACCATAACGTAAACATATAGACACCAACTACGATCATTTTCCCTAATCA
The sequence above is a segment of the Camelina sativa cultivar DH55 chromosome 10, Cs, whole genome shotgun sequence genome. Coding sequences within it:
- the LOC104717485 gene encoding exosome complex component RRP41-like, translated to MSAKPGATTPTYSPKVVGRSRLPIFKDSDLDWSRPDGRGFPQCRPALLQTAAVSSASGSAYAEFGNTKVIVSVFGPRESKKAMTYSDVGRLNCNVSYTTFASPTLGQGTDHKEYSSMLHKALEGVIMMETFPKTTVDVFALVLESGGSDLSVVISCASLALADAGIMMYDLITAVSVSCIGKNLMIDPVTEEEGCEDGSFMMTCMPSRYEVTQLTVTGEWTTPNINEAMQLCLDACSKLGEIMRDCLKQAASASDE
- the LOC104717486 gene encoding beta-glucuronosyltransferase GlcAT14A-like, coding for MASLNSEKRWIFPLAMASLMFIFLVAASFNMGLLSSVRSINSLIFSSSLSTTNETRAEFAESKVNNNSSHPPPVQPSPPRFGYLVSGSRGDLESLWRVLRALYHPRNQYVVHLDLESPAEERLELAKRVSEDPIFTDVGNVHMITKANLVTYRGPTMVANTLHACAILLKQSKDWDWFINLSASDYPLVTQDDLIDTFSGLDRNLNFIDHSSKLGWKEEKRAKPLIIDPGLYSTKKSDVFWVTPRRTMPTAFKLFTGSAWMLLSRSFVEYCIWGWDNLPRTLLMYYTNFLSTPEGYFHTVICNAPEYSSTVVNHDMHFISWDRPPKQHPRTLNINDTERMIGSGTAFARKFRHNDPVLDKIDKELLGRGNGNFTPGGWCAGEPKCSRVGDPSMIKPGPGANRLRVLINGLVLASKLTQRQCR
- the LOC104717487 gene encoding E3 ubiquitin-protein ligase RMA3-like is translated as MEGNFIMSDAQRTHDDGFIVKQKPDLITGSKGGQANESGCFDCNICLDSAHDPVVTLCGHLFCWPCIYRWLHVQLSSVSIDQHHNNCPVCKSNITITSLVPLYGRGMSSSSSTFGSKKQDAESTEIPRRPTPSTLYNPISSGSSLSPSLQHHQTLSPTFHNHQYSPRGFTTTESTDLANAVMMSFLYPVIGMFGDMVYTRIFGTFTNTIAQPYQSQRMMQREKSLNRVSIFFLCCIVLCLLLF